GGCGTTGTGCTGGAAGAGGCGGGCGGGGTCGGTGAGGAAGCGCCTCCCGAAGGGCCGCCGCTCCGGCGCCTCCCTGGGCGCCGCCATGATGGGCCGAGCGCCACCGGAACCGGAAGCGCCGCCCCGCGGTCCGACCCGAAAGAGGACTAGGCGGGCGGCGGCGATCACGTGAGGGACGCCGTCGTCACGTGGGGGCGGTGGCGGGAAGCGCGCGGCGAGGTGGGAGGGGCGGCCGCTGCCTCAGCGCCGCCTCAGAGGAATGGCGGCaacggcggcgggcgggggcgcccGTGCTGGGCGGGAGACGGCCACCACGGCGATAAAAACGCTTTTCCTGGCTTTTATTTCGCATTTCGTACACCGGGGTGGGAGCAAGCCCGGCCCAAGCCACCATTGTCCAGCATTCACCGGCCGCTGGTGGTGTCCAGGCACGGTCTTCGCCTGGCGTCCATCGCCATTCCTTGCCTCTCAGGCTGCCGCCTGCGGCAGAGCCGGTGGTCCAGTCTGTGGAGGTGGGCAGCTGTCACCAGCTCACGGCGGGCGTTCCGCGACCAGGAGTAAGTGCAGAAGGTGTGGTGGAAGCGCTCGCTGCCCGTCGGCAGGCTGATCTGGCCCCTGCCGATGTTCTGCCACAGCTTCAGCAGGCTGTGGCGCTGGCGGAGGGCCAGGCTGTGCCTGTACCGCTTGGCTGCCTGCACCttctgggaggagggagggaggttgaaagaggaggcagaggacCATGGGGGGAAATCACACAGCTTTGCCCAGGTGGGAGCATGTACCACGTGCATACGTATAGGACAAAAAGCACTTCAGTGACACGTTATGATGCAGTGCTGGCAGGTTATAACCAATTCATACTGACGGTTAACAGTAATAACTAAGCTATTATTATACCtctggtttcattttttgttgcaCCTATGACAAAATTGCTCTTTAATACCTGTGTCTAGTTAAAGCATACACCACACAGTTAACGTGTAGGTTACGTGAGTGACCAGTCACACTTGGTTCTGCTCTAATTGCAGTCCCTGTATGATGAAGGGTAACATCTTCCCTCTACATTTCACACTCCTTTGCACTTGTGTCGTGCTCGGGCTGTCTGTTGTCAGATGACATGGTGTGTTCGGGCGCTCGGTGTTGATGTCAGGGGAGTGTCTCCACTTTCTGCGGAGAGCAGGAGGCTTGAGAGCAGCTGCCTGATAAACCAAGCACGGGTTTTCAGGCTTGTCCCCACGCCTCCTTCAATGCTGTTATACAGCTGAAGCATCGCTCGTCTCTTACCTCCTGCACCCGGTTTCTCTCACGGAGAAGTGGCTCTCAAACGAAGTGGTTGGCTCATTCCTTTGCCTCACCACCTTCTGCAAGCCCTTTTTTGGCTTTCCCAGTGTCATCTCGTCTTGTTTAGAAATCAGTGGGAAGACAGGTACCTGAGCATAAGGGCTGCCTGAACGGGGCAAAAGGAAATAGGAACCAGAGTCACTGACTGTGCGGCCAACAGCCAGCTGCCTCCTACCTCTTGGTTTGCCTCCTCTCACTGGGGAAGGACTCGATCGGTCCTGAATTCCTCACTGCTCTGAACCACAAGTCAGAGGAGCTGCCATCTGGCATGCCCAACGTTAGCAGGCATAGATCCACAAAGGCACTGATCCTTTGGCTACAGTGTCGAGTGCTTAATCTGCAGCAATCCGTGGCGTAGAGGTGCCTGTAGGTGTTGGGGTAACCCGGAGCTCACCCACCACTAGACGCTTTTTAAGCGTTTACAGCAGCCACCTTGCACAGACACATCTGGAGAGCAGTTCCTTCACCCCTAAGATCCCCTGGAGCAGAACCCACTACAACTGTTTGATTGTGCTCCTTGCCCTGGGAAGGTTTTGGGCTGGATGGACTCCTGAGGTCTGCTCCAGCTCCATTTTCTGGATCCTCTTGGGAATTACCCTGGGAAAGGTTTGTGAATGCAGGGCTGACCCTGAGCCTAGCTGCTCGATACCAGAAGCACCGATCCTCCACCTTTTGAGAAGGCCACGTGCCAGGAGGGAACAGAAGAAGCTGTGGCAAACGCCCCAGTCGGGCTGTCACCCTCATAGCTCCAGTGACTTCCCTTTTGGACAGAGTGGGAGTGACAGTGTGCCAGCCTTACCTTTGAGGTGCTCCGTGTAAGCTGCTGTCTCCCTTTTGTTCATGGCTGAGACATGGGCAGCGCTTACAAAGGCAGGCATAGGGTAAGCCGGCTCTTTCCGAATTTTGTGGTGTTTCTTTCTGTGACACTTGAGGAAGTCACCATCCATCCAGACTTTTTGGCCAGTGCAGTCCCTAAGCTTCTGCTGGTAGTAACTAGAAGACAAAAGAGGGCGTCATTGTCCCATGAAACACAGCCCAAGGCCCCGCTCAGCACTGGCTGCTGTGCACCCACATATCTGGAAAGACCGGGTACGTGACAATATTTAAACTGCAAAGGTGTGTGATAGACACATGGTGGCATTTACAGCAGTGTCTTTGTAGAGCAGGTGCCTGAACTATGCAGGTGCTTTTGGATGTCCAGCAAGATATGaaacatttctggaaatctAGTCTTGGGGCCCCTGtgttctgtgtattttgttATATAAGGCACAAATATCCCAGTAAAACGGGGACCTCCCTTCTCTGTCTCACAGAGCTAAGGCAGCTCACCTGATAATCTGAAACAGAGTTCTCCGGGCAGAGCTGCCAATTCCACCAGCTTCAAAATGACTTTGAAGAGGAGAATTCGTCTGGCATTGACAGAATCAAAGCTGCCCGAGTCATTTTTCCCaggggctggagaggaggagaatgGTCACAGCCATGACTGAGCCTTGTCTTACCTTCACAGAGCTCAAAGGGTGCAGAGATCCCAGCGGCCCCCAGGAAGATCTGGACAAGTTATGGCATGGGGATCCATCCCCATTTTCTTCTGAGTGCTGGTTAGGTATCTAATGGGGAGGACAATTCCCTGCAGCTTATCATTAGCCAGAGAACGTGAGGTCTCCTACTACTTCTGTGTCCCATCTTGTAAGAGAAGAGTTTGGCCTTTGCTCTTGTAGCCAAGAAAATGTGGAGCAAATGCTGGATTcctgcccctgtccctgagCCTGGCAAGCACAACGATGGTCCTTCCCCgctgcttttctctgcctcttggCCTGGGGGCAGAGCTACCCCTGAGCTGGCCTGTCATGGCCCATTGAGCTATTGCTGTCTTGTCTGAGTAGAGTGGCCTTGTTTCTTTGGGTCCCAGATGCTGATTTCTTGCTCAGTACCGATTAGTCTGAGAATCAGGTAAATTCAGATATCTCTGGATAAGTGAGGCTTTTGCTGAAGTAGAATGTCTCTTACTTGCATATTGTCTGGGCAAAACACTTCTTGTCAGTAATGATGTCCAGAAAGTCAGAGAAATCCACTGTCCCGTCTCCTGCAGGCAAATGGCATCTCCGTTAgcaaggcattttttttccgTAATTGAAATGCTGGGGtgagcagctcagagctggcGCTGCAGAAAGCCTTGCTACTAAAATCTAAGGGTAGGAGAAATGCTGTTAAAGCTTTCACATGTAACTGGGCTGTGGAACTTGGAGCTTCAGCATGCGTAAAGAGGTCCAGAAAGCGTGACGTATTCATGAAGGATAGCCGCTGGTAA
The DNA window shown above is from Ciconia boyciana chromosome 22, ASM3463844v1, whole genome shotgun sequence and carries:
- the EFCAB3 gene encoding LOW QUALITY PROTEIN: EF-hand calcium-binding domain-containing protein 3 (The sequence of the model RefSeq protein was modified relative to this genomic sequence to represent the inferred CDS: inserted 1 base in 1 codon), with protein sequence MTAKQLGISLTSQEAYNELVCADADGDGTVDFSDFLDIITDKKCFAQTICKRILLFKVILKLVELAALPXRTLFQIISYYQQKLRDCTGQKVWMDGDFLKCHRKKHHKIRKEPAYPMPAFVSAAHVSAMNKRETAAYTEHLKGSPYAQVPVFPLISKQDEMTLGKPKKGLQKVVRQRNEPTTSFESHFSVRETGCRRKWRHSPDINTERPNTPCHLTTDSPSTTQVQRSVKCRGKMLPFIIQGLQLEQNQKVQAAKRYRHSLALRQRHSLLKLWQNIGRGQISLPTGSERFHHTFCTYSWSRNARRELVTAAHLHRLDHRLCRRRQPERQGMAMDARRRPCLDTTSGR